A window from Corynebacterium urogenitale encodes these proteins:
- a CDS encoding DsbA family protein — MSQKIKAPNSQGGSGFVWTIVAIVAIAAVAIGAFVWNNSRNSDIAAEMPQESVDFAVSVDDNSVVLASKNVKKDAPVVEIFEDFSCPHCSDLAIADHEDVLKALNDGELTVKYRFLNFLDNGQAGSSTRGAAVGLAVAETGDAQAFWNMHSYMMSEQREVARTWDYSELGEAAGAYGLDQSVIDSISNGEVEQAGKDLAKANEDELTKRLGKVSSPVVFADGKEVEIKGGPDGKPVSWVPDVVK, encoded by the coding sequence GTGAGCCAGAAGATCAAGGCCCCGAACTCTCAGGGCGGCAGTGGCTTCGTGTGGACGATCGTCGCCATCGTGGCGATCGCCGCCGTGGCGATCGGCGCGTTTGTGTGGAATAACTCCAGAAACAGTGACATCGCAGCTGAAATGCCACAGGAGTCCGTGGACTTTGCGGTGAGTGTCGATGACAATTCTGTGGTGCTGGCCTCCAAGAACGTCAAGAAGGATGCCCCGGTTGTGGAGATTTTCGAGGACTTCTCCTGCCCGCACTGCTCTGACTTGGCGATTGCCGACCACGAGGATGTTCTCAAGGCGCTGAACGACGGTGAGCTGACCGTGAAGTACCGCTTCCTGAACTTCCTGGATAACGGTCAGGCCGGCTCTTCGACCCGCGGTGCTGCTGTGGGTCTCGCTGTGGCAGAGACCGGTGACGCTCAGGCTTTCTGGAACATGCACTCCTACATGATGAGTGAACAGCGCGAAGTTGCTCGCACCTGGGATTACTCCGAGCTTGGCGAGGCCGCTGGTGCCTACGGCCTGGATCAGTCCGTGATCGACTCGATCTCCAACGGTGAGGTTGAGCAGGCTGGCAAGGATCTGGCAAAGGCCAATGAGGACGAGCTAACCAAGCGCCTTGGCAAGGTTTCCTCCCCTGTGGTCTTCGCTGACGGCAAGGAAGTCGAAATCAAGGGCGGCCCTGACGGCAAGCCAGTGTCTTGGGTTCCGGACGTGGTGAAGTAG
- a CDS encoding vitamin K epoxide reductase family protein translates to MTDGSHHHSGAPKTADNLTVAASSASVKNDATSPQATAPGKRWPDGTNGWGASVIFGIAQALLGAIGLFMSFVITVEKFHLATDPNFVPSCTIDSILQCTSVMESPQASAFGFPNPIIGLVGFPVVITLGVLLAAGVRLPRWIWWGQAIGLLFAVGFVHWLAFNAIYVIIALCPYCMVVWAVTMPLFVMTIVHMVRDRARAKGQYYGGNHFLPVLVVLAWYIAVFLLIWLQFYA, encoded by the coding sequence ATGACGGACGGTTCACATCATCACTCCGGCGCCCCGAAGACCGCCGATAATCTCACCGTTGCTGCGTCTTCCGCTTCAGTAAAGAACGACGCCACCAGCCCGCAGGCCACGGCACCCGGCAAGCGTTGGCCGGACGGTACCAACGGCTGGGGCGCGAGCGTGATCTTTGGCATTGCCCAGGCTCTTCTGGGAGCCATTGGCCTGTTCATGAGCTTCGTCATTACCGTAGAGAAGTTCCACCTAGCGACGGACCCGAACTTCGTGCCGTCCTGCACCATCGACAGCATCCTGCAGTGCACGTCGGTGATGGAATCGCCACAGGCGAGCGCATTCGGCTTCCCGAACCCGATCATCGGCCTCGTGGGCTTCCCCGTGGTCATTACTCTCGGCGTGCTGTTGGCTGCCGGTGTCCGTCTGCCGCGGTGGATCTGGTGGGGCCAGGCGATCGGCCTGCTCTTCGCGGTAGGGTTCGTCCACTGGCTGGCGTTCAACGCAATTTACGTCATCATCGCGCTGTGCCCTTACTGCATGGTGGTGTGGGCGGTGACCATGCCACTGTTCGTCATGACAATCGTTCACATGGTGCGAGACCGCGCTCGTGCGAAGGGGCAGTACTACGGCGGCAATCACTTCTTGCCGGTACTCGTGGTTCTGGCGTGGTACATCGCCGTTTTCCTGCTGATCTGGCTGCAGTTCTACGCCTAG
- the nadE gene encoding ammonia-dependent NAD(+) synthetase, producing the protein MSSKTADTFIPSPLQQQIIEELGTKPSIDPAAEVERRVQFLADYLTATGTKGLVLGISGGQDSTLAGRLCQLAVEKRRQEGSAPSDAQFIAIRLPYGVQADEDDAQRALTFIQPDKSVTVNIKDATDASSGAVEQALGRELTDFNRGNIKARQRMIAQFAIAGDIGGLVVGTDHAAEAVTGFYTKFGDGAADILPLAGLNKAQGAALLEYLGAPESTWKKVPTADLEDDRPALPDEEALGVTYSSINAYLEGQEVPVEDAERIEHLWRISRHKRALPVDPRDQWWRD; encoded by the coding sequence ATGAGCAGCAAGACCGCAGACACCTTCATCCCTTCCCCACTTCAACAGCAGATCATCGAAGAACTGGGCACCAAGCCTTCCATCGACCCCGCCGCTGAAGTGGAGCGCCGAGTCCAATTCCTCGCGGATTACTTAACAGCGACCGGTACTAAGGGGTTGGTGCTCGGCATCTCGGGTGGCCAGGATTCCACCCTCGCTGGCCGTCTCTGCCAATTAGCTGTTGAGAAACGACGCCAAGAGGGCAGCGCCCCCAGTGATGCCCAGTTCATTGCAATCCGCCTCCCCTATGGTGTTCAAGCCGATGAAGATGATGCTCAAAGGGCACTGACTTTTATCCAGCCTGACAAGTCCGTCACCGTGAACATCAAGGATGCTACTGATGCATCCAGCGGTGCCGTCGAACAGGCATTGGGACGCGAGCTCACGGACTTCAATAGGGGCAACATCAAGGCCCGGCAGCGCATGATTGCCCAGTTCGCTATCGCTGGCGATATCGGCGGACTAGTAGTGGGCACTGATCATGCAGCGGAAGCGGTCACAGGTTTTTACACGAAGTTCGGCGATGGAGCTGCGGACATTTTGCCGCTGGCAGGACTTAACAAGGCCCAAGGGGCTGCGCTATTGGAATACCTTGGCGCGCCTGAGTCGACGTGGAAGAAGGTTCCCACCGCTGACCTTGAGGATGACAGGCCGGCTCTCCCAGACGAGGAAGCACTGGGGGTCACCTACTCTTCCATCAACGCCTACCTAGAGGGACAGGAAGTGCCCGTAGAGGATGCGGAACGGATCGAGCACTTGTGGCGTATCAGCCGACACAAGCGAGCTCTGCCAGTGGATCCCCGCGACCAGTGGTGGCGGGACTAG
- the ykgO gene encoding type B 50S ribosomal protein L36, whose translation MKVRKSLRSLKNKPGAQVVRRRGKVYVINKKDPRFKARQG comes from the coding sequence ATGAAGGTCCGTAAGTCCCTTCGGTCGCTGAAGAACAAGCCGGGCGCCCAGGTTGTGCGTCGTCGTGGCAAGGTCTACGTGATCAACAAGAAGGATCCACGCTTCAAGGCTCGCCAGGGCTAA